Genomic segment of Lycium ferocissimum isolate CSIRO_LF1 unplaced genomic scaffold, AGI_CSIRO_Lferr_CH_V1 ctg2710, whole genome shotgun sequence:
taaatacatcaCCACCAGGATCCAACCtggtaaattaaaaaaaaaaaaagcatttgtGAGTGGTTTGTAAGTGGAAGTGAAGTTCTTTATAGATATTCAATGAACGCTCTCAGACTACAACTCAAAAAAATGATCTTTGTTCCCTTCTTGGCAAGTGATGACAATAAGGGACAAATGGCAAAGATCATTGAGAAAAGGTTGTAGCGTAAACATTTCGCACTTGATCTAATTGTCGAGAACTTAGATTGCACTGTATATATGGATAACTGATGGGACACCCAGGATTGTCCAAGTCCTGGAACTAAAGTTACCCGGTACTCGTACTGATGGGAGGTAACTGGTATCCCCCAAACACCactgttataaaaaaaaatcatgtcattAATCGTTAAAGATGGGTGAACTACAGAAAGAAACCGTGAATTTGACACAATAACCCGAACAATACTACTCTAGCCTTATTCATCAGATGATGTATGAAATTGAAGGAGTTTTGCTTCAAAAACCATCTTCCCAAAAGTGATGATGGcaacaaatacataaatttggttgcaaaataaataattaaatttagtATGACAATCTTGTCGAGTTATTCTtaatgttttttaatttttttttttttttttggtttattagTAAGCATTCTGGAAAAGAGAGGATGATAGGAAATGTCATCATCTGAGGCTAAACAATGCAGCTGCAAATGCTTTCAAAACAAAAAGCTAAAATTCTCTTAATTAATCACATTTTGTAGATGTTAAAAACTCATCCATTCAATCTTTTTCTCATCTCATACTTGAGTTGAGATCATAGGCACAACAGTAACTACAAAATTCACATTTGCATCTCAAACTTGATTTACAGATAAGGTTATTGCATTTGTCCAGATAGGTTTTTGCCAATCTTATTTTTCCTGTTTGTATAGGTTTCTCATTCTGAATAAATAAACTAACAAAAGAAGACGAATGAATTTTTATAAAGCAGCTTCTTTCTTTGGTCAACCTTTGGTTTATCCCCTGCTGCAAAGCTCACTATTTTCTACTGTTCCAccattactttcttttttaatatgtTGTAACATCATTATGTTGGATAGTTAGCACTGATCAAAGACAGATTTCTGGTAACGGAAAACAGACGAAGACGATTGAAGCCATATATAGACAACAATACTTTTCAATGCAATGCTTCACTATGCTCTGTCAGGACTTGAAAATTTTACCATAATGGAAATTGTAAAGACCAAAAGAAGTGTTTGTCTGCAGCAAAACAAGAAACTTTCTTGATTCCTTTTTCCAAAGCAAACTAGCACACTCATTAATTACTATTAATCTTGAGTTTAGATATAGTCTTTACTATGAAACAAATGTTTATTCGATTCAATAAAGATTTCTATTAAACGAGTTGTTTTGTTGGTGTGTCCCTTTATTAATATAGTGGATAATTTGGTGCATAAAGTTTAGTTTGTGCACAGAAGATCCAATACAGCTTGAGTATACCAAGGTATGATTGTCGTAAtacaagattttttttcttcgtCGGATTATACttttaatcttgatataataaTTTTGACCAatataaattactttacaacCAATGTGGTtgttcctatttcatttttttcttccaagcCCTTCTTAGAAAGCACTCACTAAGTTACTTACGGAATCTTAAATCTCTCTCGACGCCGAGAATTCTTTATGTGTCCACTATTCAGGTTGATTAGAGAGGTCTGGCATGTTCTCCCCCACCTTTTAGCCTTCTGGACctctgaaaaaagaaaagttgaaatcaaaaaggaagaagagaaaTTAGGTCATCTTTTCCCAGAGAGGCCGCCTTCTCTCAAGCCATCAGTCTTCTACTTCTAGTCGGCTGCTCTATTACGGGGTTCCCTCTTTCCTTGGCTCTGCTCGCTTGTCTACGCTCCGGCCCAGCAAGTAATAATTGTTGTTTTGATTTCTTAGTGGGTAAGATTCATTAAGAATCAACATATCTAGTTCATTGATTGTTCATACGGATCTTCCGAATCACTTTGGAGATTTCCCCtctaaaggattttttttttttttttttttttttaaagaccaaCAAAAACAGTGACTCGTTTTAAGTTAAACATATTATGTCTTCCTTTCTAGTCTCcgaaaaaattaaaacagaaCGAATTGAGGGCATGAGAAACGGCAACGGAGCAGAggaacacaacaacacattagtGAGTACGGAAGTGAAGGATGATATAATTCGGGAGATCACCTCCCGCTTGCCCTTGAAGTATGCAGTTCAATGTAAagttttaaacaaggattttaATAGATGCATTTCTGATCCTGGGTTTTCCCAATCTTTGCTCCAACATGAAATGGATTGTTCTACACAACTCATCTTTACATCAAATGTTTTATTCAaatattttcacaaaatatcCTTAAACCCAATCCCAATCACTCATGGTGCGACGACTTTGCCCTATGACGTTGAACTTTTAGCCTCATGCAAGGGTCTAATTCTCTTTGACTTTGATGAAATTATGGTTTACTGTGTTTTCAATCCGATAACTGGAGCTCACCGATTAATACCGTACCCCGAGCCTACAACTTTTATGATGATTGGTGAACCAGGCCTAGCTGTTTATTATCCTAGTTCAGATCACTATAAATTGGTAACCATCAGTAAGATGGCTGATCCCAATTTGGTTTACAAATTTCACGTACTTTCATCAGTGCGATCTGGCTCGTGGCGTGAAATCCCACTGAGAAGCAATACTTTCAGTGATTTGGCCGTCGGTAGTCGACCTGTTTACTGGCGCGGTTCTCTGTATTGGCTCAGAAGTGACGGTAGTGTTATAACTTTTGATACAAATAGAGAAGAGGCTATAATTCTTGACCGTCCggaatttattgatgattttggtATCATCTACGGTAAAATTTTGACAGGTCGTGATATATGGTTAGGAGTGGCTCAAGGTTCACTTACACTTGTTTGCATATTCAAGAAGTCCATTGTCATTGCTGCTTATGAGGATGCAAGCAGCAGTTGGAACGTTTCCCACCCTCTGGACAACTTCCTTCCGTGTCCGGACGGCTTTATTAATGGCTTTCCAGTCATGATTGACAGCAAACAAGTGTTTTTCGCAGTAAAAGGTCCCCTGTCAATTTATCATGATCTTTACGAGTATGATACTGAGATCAATTGGGTTAGGAAAGCTGCAGGGTTGGGCCTAGTTGATTATCCCCTGCATTCCTTCCAACCAACATTAGCCAGCGTTCACGCGACACCCTCGGAAATTGTAAACAGTCATCATTTCTCATATATCACAGCAAAGATAGATCAGATCAGAAGATATATTACCGAAGGTACCAGTTAGTTTcagttcaattttattttgttagttCTTGTGATGTCTTAACTGAGACTGAAGGTCATGATTAGCTATTCCTTTCAAAACTATTGTCttctattttcaaaacattttctCCAGTATCACCTCAACTGAGAAAATCCGGAGTTTCATAGAGATATTCTGTGCCTTCTTTGTGGTGTCAAGATTTTTGACTTCAGACATGTGAGTTATAGCTTACAACTAGGTTGAATTAGAAAATGGTCACAAGACAAAtacaaaagtgaacaaatttaAAGTCTTTTTGTTATCAGCCTTCCAGTTTCAGTTCCAATTTAATGACTTGTGTCACCTCCTTCTGCAGAAAGACTGGCTTTCATATTAACAACTTATAAAATGCTTTTAGAAAGTGATATTATTTGAAATATCCAGTAGAATTTAGTCCAATTCTTCCATTACAAACTTTAATTTATTACTACTTGGAAGAAGTAACAACCACATGATACTCATAAACCGACTACATGAATACGAATTTTCACATTACTGCCAAATTTTCACgtgatatatatacacatgtcatAGAGGCGTTTTCTAGATTTTATCTTTTTACTTGAAACAAGTTTTAGTCACTTCTAATCGTTCTCAAATTTTGTATATAACCTTGTCCAGGTGTTTCCACagtagaagaagaagacgacGAAAGTTCTTCAGaatcagaagaagaagaatcagaTGAAGAAATATTGTAATAGACGTGGCTTCTGCCCATCACTATCTTCACCATGATTATTTTCTGTTCTCGTGATGACTTAATTTGTGAGTATTCTTTAGAAAATTGCTATTCCAGTGAGATAAGGTTGAAATGAACAATAAATATAGCTACCCAGACTCTGAAGTCATTGACAACTCTTTGAGAAATGAAGGATGATGACTATTACATACGGGGCTTAGTCaatgttttatttattcattagaTGTTGAATTAAATGGCAGAGGTTTCTTCAAGAGCCATCTCTTCACCTTTCTgccttgaaaaataatttttcaaaagtgaTGATGGCAACGAATAACAGGACCACCCTATTTCTTTGTTCCTACTTAAATTCAGCTCACTCAATGACGAACAAATATTTGTTGTAGCTTCTAAGTGTTAAAAATCTATTCTCAATAGGAACAAATAAGTTTTGCTTTATGATGGCAGTGTTGTGCTAGTTTGCACGCGCACCTCGATTATTACACCAGATACATGGtaacatgaaaagaaatcaCTCACTAGCATTTTTGTTTCTGCATGAATTTGGATTATTACACCAGAAAATATAGTTCTAAAACTTGTCTAACCATGTCTtatgaataaacaaataaaagctACTGCTTGCATAACATGTCTCTGCTTATTcttaatcatatttttttaGTAAACTAAAGTTCTTGAAAAAATTTAATACGGGGCAAATGACTTCAAACCAAAAAGTAAATACTTCTCAAAAATATAGGCAGCATCAGCTGAATGGATTCAGTTCTGTTCTCATTTGTTGGCATGCCTTTGTTATCATTTGACCACTCAATGGAAAATACTCTTGTCGATTTATGAATGAATATTAAAGCGAATTATAAAATTTTGTTCTTGTCTTTTTTTATGATATCCTGATTTATAGCAAATCATTGGAGGATCATTTATATCACTTggagacagtgtttgatatcATGAAAGAACATACACTGTATGCAAAAAGGTCTAAGTGCTCTTTTGGCCAACCTAATGTAGAATACCTTGGTTATGTAATTACAATCTAACAGGAACTATTCGAGGAACCATACCTAAATACATCTCAAACTTAGTGAGCTTGGATTTACTCTACTTGGGTTACAGCCGTCTAACAGGCAGCATTTCAGATTCTGTTGGCAGCCTACAAAACTTGGGAAATCTCAGGTTGGATTCAAACTTTGACAGGGGTAATCCCTTCTTCAATAGGAAACCTCACTAAACTTTtgtatctttatttttcatataaCAAGCTAGAGGGAACCATACGTCCAACTCTAGGAAACTGTAAGCTGCAGTATATGCAGCTCTAAAAAAACAATCTGAGTGGAACCATACCCAGCAACTCATGACTCTTTCATCTCTCACACTAGTCAATGTGTCTTATAACTCCTTTACTGATGCCGATAGAGGAAATTCGAGCCGTCTTAATTCTCTTGATCTTTCCTCATGACAACTTTTCTGGTACAATGCCACCCTTCCTAAGGAAGTCCTTGGCTTTGCTGGAAATCCATATGCACGCCCATTCCTGATTTAGGAGGCTCGCAGAATCTACAGGTGTTAGATCTTTCCTCAAACAATGTTGGAACTTCATCTCAAACAACCTATGGATTTGGTCAATGGGTTTTCTTAGTCAAACAGGACAATCTTTCCATCGGAACAAGTTT
This window contains:
- the LOC132043688 gene encoding putative F-box/kelch-repeat protein At1g20940 translates to MSSFLVSEKIKTERIEGMRNGNGAEEHNNTLVSTEVKDDIIREITSRLPLKYAVQCKVLNKDFNRCISDPGFSQSLLQHEMDCSTQLIFTSNVLFKYFHKISLNPIPITHGATTLPYDVELLASCKGLILFDFDEIMVYCVFNPITGAHRLIPYPEPTTFMMIGEPGLAVYYPSSDHYKLVTISKMADPNLVYKFHVLSSVRSGSWREIPLRSNTFSDLAVGSRPVYWRGSLYWLRSDGSVITFDTNREEAIILDRPEFIDDFGIIYGKILTGRDIWLGVAQGSLTLVCIFKKSIVIAAYEDASSSWNVSHPLDNFLPCPDGFINGFPVMIDSKQVFFAVKGPLSIYHDLYEYDTEINWVRKAAGLGLVDYPLHSFQPTLASVHATPSEIVNSHHFSYITAKIDQIRRYITEGVSTVEEEDDESSSESEEEESDEEIL